ataacacaaaatatatattgtctTTGATGCGTATATAAggtatattataatatataactcTACACACAAtggaatattttataaatttagtttaatgaattataaaaattaaaaaatcgTATATCCACAATATagtaaattaaattatgttttttgatattataatattagttAAATTAAGAACCAATATTTTTggattaatattatttacgAAAACTTTTGTTATTATGTTGCTTTATAATGTgacttttaaaataaaaaaataaataatatttataaacccgataaacatatatatcgattaaataattaaatgatTACATTAATTAGTGTTTAaccaattatttttatttttttaaatgagtattagttttttattatttcttagAAAATTCCTTTGTTTTGGTTATACCTCACATTTCCTATTTGTtgatttttaatatttaaaacccccttatctatattttttagtgTTTTGTTTATCAAATTCAAAAATGAGCAAATGGTAcataacattatttttttgtgttttaATCGTATTTGCATATATGAACAATAAAGCTATTGCAAATAGTCCTGCTCCGTATGCCTCTACATaagaaataatacaatatatataattatatttacatcAATATAACTATACATATGTGAGCATTTATGATAAtagtatatacatattcatgcaaatatgtacataaaTAACCATTGATCGTCAAAATAACATCtataaatacatttatttttcttttacaaaataaaaatctatataaaatatatttattccgGTCAATAATAGTTTGGATCAAGGAAGTGACCCAGAAAACCCCCTATTATGCAGAGATCCTGAAGAAATTAGGAAAGCAGCAGAACTTATGAACGAAGCTGTGATACATTTACAATATCATGCTACAAGTACAGAGAATTACATATTAATTtctaattataataatggtAGAAGCGTATATTTTAAGAATCATGGAGGTCATACaataattgaaaaattaaataataaaatctCTGATTCCAATAAGGTATGAATTCGCAAGAAACCATTTTCAATCCATAAAATTAAGttaaaatagtaaaattaattatatattttttgtcatCAGTATAATACCATAATAAAGGAGATATGTGATTTAAATCGTATAAAAATTGTCGATGGAAACGCTCTTACaggtaaataaaaatataattaattaattaattaatcaatcaattaatatatgattatCATTACGTATGATTTCTTGCTTTATTATCAATGCTATATGCTACTATTTTGTTAAATCTCGtgatattttaatttgtatgtatacaaaattatattttttttaggaaAAGTTGTTCGTGTATATAGTCCAAATTTAGTAATGGTACAACAACGTTGCAGAAACCTTTTTGAGTTAcctcaaaaatatttttatgcttTAGCCGAAAAATTTGAAGTAAGAAAgccttttttcttttcgtTCCTACATGAATAACACTTTCGCATTAACTATTTCCCAATTATTTATGCAAatacacatatttttttataattttgtagATATCAGAAAACACAACAGTAATTGTCTGTGCGTCAGCAAATATAAACGATCACAACCGTTCtgataaaaaattctaTAAAAACACTATCTTAGAAAGtgcaaatttatttaaaactGAAGTAAATTCTGAAATCGACATTAGAAATggtgaattaaaaaaattgtttgtTAACTTACTCggatttttcattaaaaagGAAGATGAACATGTTGATCTTACATGTGTCAGCTCTGtaagaatataaatattttaataacataataattacattcatcatttatattattttatattatacaaattttaacatttattaatatatacagtCATTGGATAAatgtattaatttataatatatgatatcCATCTACTCCAAAATTCGaagattttattttacataattcactcatttttttttcgtagATTTATGATAATGTTTCAAATGCCAAAAATCCTTTTACTAAAATGTGCAAAGCATAAAATTGGGAATTATTATCCGTTATtataaatcattattattaaataaactatattaaacatattagttttttaacaatttaGCGTTGAATCgcatattaataaataaaattgtttttatacatTGTTTTTGTTTGAAGTTaccataataattttgctTCTTTCTCTTTTTAAGAAAGTTTGGTTtgtatatcattttttcatgcgtttttaatttaataatacattacatttatttatatttgtgaCAAAAATACGCATATTGTTTACATGCACTTGTATAATGAAGGTGAAAAATAAACTCATAAACTTTATAAGTGCcaattttcaaattatcAATATTAGGAACAtcgttttaaaaaaaattatatacatagaTATATAAACTTAAGAGAGAacaaaacattttttatgtgaattatatacataatatttattcaaataaaggataaaatgtaattgttatatgaatataatacagtccatatatatagcgttccttttatttatgtacatatatttaattagcaatgttttttttttgaattataatatctattctataaaaaatatttcttttgaACATCTGTAATGatgttttaattattttttcctttttaacttttcaaaaacaaaaatattatatttatttataataattgtcTTATTACAACATTAAGTATTTCGCATATATTCACATAATATACTAGTATAAAATACTTCATGCACGCTGTTTTAAAGGAATTTGTTCTTCGTATAATGATTAGTGctattcattattattttttaaaatattttacagCTAAGAGGGACATcctaatttaaaaaaaaaaaaaatttcaataTGTTACCTTGAgtgtatttaaaaaagatattatataaaggtaattttttatacgtttacattttttaaagaattttaatattaattacaTAGAAAATTAGTACTTAGTTTTAGATATATAATCTCGATATTCAAATAGCACTTtcttatgtatatatatcctgcgttgtttatattataatttttattatttatatcatactttaaaaatgttttaattttttgtgtaatttttctataaaattataaaattgctACTATTCAtctatttaatattttaagaatTGCGTCTTCTTTTCAATCCGCTgttcataatataaaaatgcctaattatatattttatatatattctatattcgaaaattttatacatataaaatatctatatataattttactaTGCTTCCAAAATAtcgaaaataaaatatataaaataataatgagaaaataaaaaaacactTAAACACATTCAAACTCATTTATTAGCATTATGTGGAATATAaccaatatataatataaattttaatatggtattcaaaataaatgattttCTATCgttattcaaaatatttatatttactttATTAATATGGATTACGTACTTTTCCAATCAAGTactatacaaaatattttttaatatataacatttataaaatttatatacaatttttatttagaaaaattgCTTACAAACTATGTTTTGTAGGCAATtcaacatatttatatatatacaattttattaatattttttgtgtaataatttatcattgtttttttaatttatagtCCTATATCTTGATAAGCTCACGAAGCAAGAATGGCCAGCTCATCACCCCATTCGCACTTAAAGTTACGAGGGTATTAAGTGAATTGAGTCAGTCATCAAGCCAATCAAGCGTATTGAATAATCAACAAGTTGATATTATTCAGGATAAATCTGATATACCGAAggaaaatggaaaaataaaattattcaatTCATCATCCAACTCCTCAAAATCACCACAAAACATAAAGGACCCATATAAcacaaaacaaaaatttaaagCCGTCAAATATGGTATTAGTATCAAAAAACTCATTCGAAAATTAGAAGGGTTTCTTCATGTTGATTATGTAgttaatgaattaaaaagaGATCGCAGCATTAAAGAACTAATTGACGAATTACAAGATTTTAATGGACTTCATGATTTAATTAttgtattaaaatattcagACGATCCCGAATTAACTAAACTGTTATTTACTTCTAACAATTTGGAAAAGGTActttttgtattaaattatttcaataatgtctgtaaaaatataaatggtGAATGGACTTCAGATAATGagcaaaataaaacaaattccATGCCccaaaaaagaaaaattccagtattatcttttttatttaaaataatagataatttttatgataaaatcATGTTAAATGCTTCcctaaaattatataaagcATATAAGCTGGGAAATTGGTTTAATAAAGTGATTTCAACGATTGCTTTTTTCGCTAAAATGCTAATTCCTATTACAATAGGGGTTGCATTCGTAACAATGTTGTCTTATTTAAAAGGAATCGTATATTACATAACATCCGTCGttatcataatattatcaCTTGCATACATCCAAGATAAAACAGTAAAATCCTATAATTGCGTCGTAGACAAATACCAGTTTATACCTTTGAAACTTCAGATCgaattaaaaatggaataatTCGATTagtcaatatatatatatatatattaaaatgtgTTTATATACTCGGGAGTAACTGATTTTTTCGTCTTTTATGGAATATTCAATGCTTGATAATTATgcagaatatatatttgaagCACATTCCTTAATGTTaaattttaacattttcCACCATTTTCAAACCGTTCAAACTCTTACTccttatattatatataaacaatgtGTACGGCgcaatataaatgtatttttttttaaaagttgCTGAACCccttattttttcataaaatatataaacatgtTTATGCAACAATCATATTAGTATATAAcaagttttaaaaatgtacCCAGATCacaacaaatatatatatatatataacatttttatttttttgaatttgtGTTTCTcttattatacatattttttctattatatgaaattcCTAAAATTacgtaaaaaaatagaaaatgcCGAAATAGTTCCTACATATAAATgctataataaaaaattattgttttgtttcttatttataataattgttAATGTTGGTTTTTTAAAACGTAAAAATCcgttttatcaaaatattaaatttgttattaaattaaattattaaaataatttaaggCCGCTTATAACTTTAATAATTCTATgcttatttaaaaaagtaaaacagagaaaaatatagaaatttacacaaaaatgcaaaaaacATGGAAGAAACAACGTTGTATAATagtaaacaaaaatataaaatacaacaagcatatatgtatattatcaCAAATATATCTTATTCCATCACTCTTccaaaataaacaataagGATAGTATAAAGCATCTTCATTTACGTcgtattttcatataaaatattaaaaacacAATAAGTATGTATTAGTGCTTCGTCAGTGCACAATAACGATGCTACTTTTTTATGCAAAAACATTATGTcgttaaaaatatgttaacTGCCTATAAACTGCAAACAAGTATTTACTTTCTTTCAAATGCTCATGATTTGAGTtgaaaacatatataatgtcgtatttataaaaattaaaagcaTTTGTGGGCATGGTGAAAATTATGCACCATATTATCACCaatttttaacattttgtGTAAGTCATAAATAGTTATTGATGCTAAATTCATATGCAAAGGGATaatgttttataattatttaaatataactCGTATGTGTAAGACATCATCATTATCTTATtggttatatatatttaacaaattgCATAGCCAACCAAATGCTATTaagcataaaaaattaaatcaaAACAAAACCAAGAATACAAAGCATAGAGAGAAACCATTTATTAagcattttatttactattttGTGCTTAATTATCTTTGTTCATAATTAACAGCATTCCTCAAATCCAATTCaatgtattttatataataattcaaatatatttttaagaaaattattttttggatATTCTATATAACGCAcatttttatgaacaaatataacataatgttttttagggtttataatatatcgaaaaatataaataataaaatgtattaaacACACTTATTTTTCACGTCTTGATAATTTAGAATATTAAGAAAACCAACCCTTAAAAacacaattttatatagattttgagaatatttaaaaatagagattctattttttttttgttctgCTATTTGGGatcgtttttattttgttaatgtatgctaaatataatagtatatatattaactcaattgtgataataatttaaattataaacacataaaatgaacaaattaacttttaaatatgtttataaagTTTACggttaaaattatatcataACTTTTagcaatatatttttaaatatagacaataattttgaggtaagtaaaatatttattactttaaataaaaaaaagatgtaaacatttttatagatTTTCTTGTAATGTATAATTAGTGTCATAAATCATTAACAATTCTAAAGTATTATATCTATTAGTAATATTTCTTTCTaggaaattattatattctatacttgttataattaaaaaattatattagtaataatatatatagttttttttatttataccaACTTAAATGTACTTGTTATTATATcgaagtaaaaaaaaaaattggggttgttttttttcgtcGCTTttgcaaataaatatgctaTGCGTATTGTATttaatcattattatttcctaAGTAAAAccattatataaatcattatttactaataaaaaaataatacatggaaattatatatttaaatatatattttttcttagaCCAAATTTGAACTACCGAAATTaagaaaattaaataaaacaaaaaatatattaacgGAAAGCAAAcgatatataataatttgtattcatcttattatattaattgcAATTTCATCTGGTTACATGAAATACTAGTAAAAACTTCGAAATAAGATAAAGAACTataattatacattttttcccatttcttataatttatttacgATTTGTCATATTATTGTAATATACATGCAAttctattaatattatttgatagtaattaatatgtatatagagtttgtatgtataaatttatataaagcCATAATATGATTTAGTAtagtataattttttctgttaataatatatatagatatatttgaaaattaaaattttaattatatatatatatatgtagatATATCCATTTTATGCAAAAAACAAAGACATTTACTATTCAAAATGCCTTATTAAAAGGAaaagtaatatataaatatatatatttttagttGTATCATAGATTATTATATTCCATAATATTGGTGATGGAAGAAATTGAATTGAATAATCCTGAATTaagaaatacaaaatataatttacgATGGGTGATCCTAAGACAGGTTGTTTctgtaataaaaatggtttacttttaaaaacatatgGGTGGCTgattaaaaatgatataggaaattatattgttatGCATGGGTTCAAATATCATGCTCGATTAACTTTTATGagaataaatttaaaatgcCAAATAACAATGAGGACTTAGTAG
The sequence above is a segment of the Plasmodium berghei ANKA genome assembly, chromosome: 1 genome. Coding sequences within it:
- a CDS encoding fam-a protein, with amino-acid sequence MSKWYITLFFCVLIVFAYMNNKAIANSPAPLDQGSDPENPLLCRDPEEIRKAAELMNEAVIHLQYHATSTENYILISNYNNGRSVYFKNHGGHTIIEKLNNKISDSNKYNTIIKEICDLNRIKIVDGNALTGKVVRVYSPNLVMVQQRCRNLFELPQKYFYALAEKFEISENTTVIVCASANINDHNRSDKKFYKNTILESANLFKTEVNSEIDIRNGELKKLFVNLLGFFIKKEDEHVDLTCVSSIYDNVSNAKNPFTKMCKA